In one Candidatus Methylacidiphilales bacterium genomic region, the following are encoded:
- a CDS encoding tetratricopeptide repeat protein gives MIKVQRRWTWPVTLAAFLIASHAAQAQDKIVLKDGSPSNGEITAYDPASGAVTFKNDKGTVPYPAATLSKVELGERPEFAKGVAAVSEERYAEGVDLLKPLVDKFLGIDSPWVPQAAAYLADALAKTGKTFDSEQLADKIVKSYPNSIFRYQGMISKAASLSAKKNYDEALTLLAEVEKAVPQTAAPDARTMQILGDLFYNRAIIYKAKGDKAKAYESFLTVSSLYHKPAKRAKLALAEAEALRKENKDLFVN, from the coding sequence ATGATCAAAGTCCAGCGCCGATGGACCTGGCCCGTGACGTTGGCGGCCTTCCTGATTGCCAGCCACGCCGCCCAGGCGCAAGATAAAATCGTATTGAAGGATGGTTCGCCATCCAACGGGGAAATCACAGCCTACGATCCAGCCAGTGGGGCAGTCACCTTCAAGAACGACAAGGGGACGGTCCCGTACCCGGCGGCCACGCTCTCCAAGGTTGAACTGGGGGAGCGTCCAGAATTCGCCAAAGGAGTCGCTGCGGTGTCGGAGGAGCGCTACGCCGAGGGGGTGGACCTGCTCAAGCCCCTGGTGGACAAGTTTCTCGGGATTGATTCGCCCTGGGTTCCCCAAGCGGCAGCCTACCTGGCGGATGCCCTGGCCAAGACGGGCAAGACCTTCGACAGCGAGCAGTTGGCCGACAAGATCGTGAAGTCCTATCCCAACAGCATCTTCCGTTACCAGGGGATGATCAGCAAGGCCGCCTCCCTTTCGGCGAAGAAGAATTACGATGAGGCACTGACCTTGTTGGCCGAAGTGGAGAAAGCCGTGCCACAGACGGCGGCACCCGATGCCCGGACGATGCAGATCCTGGGGGATTTGTTTTACAACCGGGCGATCATCTACAAAGCCAAGGGTGACAAGGCCAAGGCCTACGAGTCCTTTTTGACGGTTTCGTCCCTCTATCACAAACCGGCCAAGCGCGCCAAGCTGGCCTTGGCGGAAGCTGAAGCCCTGCGCAAAGAGAACAAAGATCTCTTTGTCAATTGA